The Apium graveolens cultivar Ventura unplaced genomic scaffold, ASM990537v1 ctg102, whole genome shotgun sequence genome contains a region encoding:
- the LOC141699680 gene encoding pentatricopeptide repeat-containing protein At1g74900, mitochondrial, producing the protein MLLPKHNRFLKHPKLLTSHFIPLSLHAPPSHYFTTTSPPSPPPPPPQDLTITNLILTTDSKALPQTLQAHNINWTQDLVHKTLKRLWNHGPKALQFFNILDRHHSYTHSATAFDHAIDIAARLRDYKALWILMTRMKTRMLGPNPKTFAIVIERLVAAGKPDRAVKVFLSMHDHGVIQDLHCFNMFLDVLCKSRRVEMAYNLFKAFRGRFRVDTITYNVLVNGFCLIKRTPRGLEIMREMVERGVEPSLGTYNTMLKGFFRAGQVKEAWGFFLEMKKRKCEIDVVTYTTVVHGLGVVGEVKRARKVFDEMIDAGVLPSVATYNAFIQILCKKDCVENATLVFDEMVKKGYVPNSTTYGVLIRGWCHVGKMDRAMEYMDRMKSDECEPNVQTYNVVIRYYCDDGELEKALEVFERMGGGECLPNLDTYNVLISAMFVRKTADDLLVAGKLLIEMVDRGFLPRKFMYNRVLNGLLLTGHQEFAKEILRLHSTSGRLPRHFRL; encoded by the coding sequence ATGTTGTTACctaaacacaacagattcctCAAACACCCAAAACTCCTCACCTCCCACTTCATCCCACTCTCTCTTCACGCGCCACCATCCCATTATTTCACCACCACATCACCACCCTCTCCCCCACCACCACCACCACAAGACCTAACTATAACAAACCTCATCCTCACCACAGACTCAAAAGCCCTACCTCAAACCCTACAAGCCCACAACATAAACTGGACTCAAGACTTGGTCCACAAAACCCTCAAACGCCTCTGGAACCACGGCCCAAAAGCCCTTCAATTCTTCAACATCTTGGACCGCCACCACTCTTACACTCACTCAGCTACTGCATTTGATCATGCTATTGACATTGCTGCTAGGTTAAGAGACTACAAGGCTTTGTGGATTTTAATGACCCGAATGAAGACCCGAATGCTTGGCCCCAACCCGAAGACTTTTGCTATTGTGATTGAGAGATTGGTGGCTGCTGGTAAGCCTGATAGAGCTGTTAAAGTATTTTTGTCAATGCATGATCATGGTGTTATTCAGGATTTGCATTGTTTTAATATGTTTCTTGATGTTTTGTGTAAGTCGAGACGCGTTGAAATGGCGTATAATTTGTTTAAGGCTTTTAGGGGGAGGTTTAGGGTTGATACTATTACTTATAATGTGCTTGTTAATGGGTTTTGTTTGATTAAGAGGACGCCGAGAGGGTTGGAGATTATGAGGGAGATGGTTGAGAGAGGTGTGGAACCGAGTCTTGGTACATATAATACGATGCTTAAGGGGTTTTTTAGGGCGGGCCAAGTGAAGGAAGCTTGGGGGTTTTTTTTGGAGATGAAGAAGAGGAAATGTGAGATTGATGTTGTTACGTATACGACTGTGGTTCATGGATTGGGAGTTGTTGGGGAGGTTAAGAGAGCACGGAAGGTTTTTGATGAGATGATTGATGCGGGGGTGCTTCCGTCTGTTGCAACTTATAATGCTTTTATTCAGATTTTGTGTAAGAAAGATTGTGTTGAGAATGCTACGTTGGTGTTTgatgagatggtgaagaagggGTATGTGCCGAATTCAACGACTTATGGTGTGTTGATTAGAGGGTGGTGCCATGTAGGGAAGATGGATAGGGCGATGGAGTATATGGATAGAATGAAGAGTGACGAGTGTGAACCAAATGTGCAGACATATAATGTTGTCATTCGATATTATTGTGATGATGGTGAACTCGAAAAGGCGTTGGAAGTGTTTGAGCGGATGGGTGGAGGTGAGTGCTTGCCTAATTTGGATACTTATAATGTACTAATAAGTGCAATGTTTGTCAGGAAAACGGCAGATGATTTATTGGTAGCTGGGAAGTTGTTGATTGAAATGGTCGATAGAGGGTTCCTGCCTCGAAAATTTATGTACAACAGGGTGTTGAATGGCCTTCTGTTAACAGGTCATCAAGAGTTTGCCAAAGAGATTCTTAGATTGCATAGTACATCAGGCCGTCTGCCTCGGCATTTCAGACTGTAA